In one window of Paraflavitalea soli DNA:
- a CDS encoding gamma-glutamylcyclotransferase family protein: protein MATEIYQLFVYGSLLSGFHHPAYGYISRYFTLIGPAKVKGKLFDMGEYPAAVPVNEDTWIMGELYQLNNKDEFEYAICQLDDYEGIFPEAGGTPLYRREPVNVVINEKDTLAWIYWYNQDVLGKPLIASGSVLEYRDQQEKKNQSGFF from the coding sequence ATGGCTACAGAAATATATCAACTCTTCGTATATGGCTCGCTGCTGAGCGGGTTTCACCATCCTGCCTATGGTTATATCAGCCGTTATTTTACCTTGATCGGCCCTGCCAAAGTAAAAGGCAAGTTGTTTGACATGGGTGAATACCCGGCGGCTGTACCGGTCAATGAAGATACCTGGATCATGGGGGAGCTCTACCAGCTCAATAACAAGGATGAATTTGAGTATGCTATCTGCCAACTGGATGATTATGAAGGGATCTTCCCGGAGGCAGGTGGAACGCCTTTGTATAGAAGGGAACCGGTCAATGTGGTGATCAATGAAAAGGATACGCTGGCCTGGATCTATTGGTATAACCAGGATGTTTTGGGCAAACCGCTGATCGCTTCCGGTAGTGTGCTGGAATACCGCGACCAACAGGAAAAGAAAAACCAGTCTGGCTTCTTTTAG
- a CDS encoding UDP-2,3-diacylglucosamine diphosphatase, giving the protein MNIPAGKKVYFLSDFHLGAPDAAASLIREKQIVAFLEEIKKDAAVIFIVGDMFDFWYEYRIVVPKGYVRLLGKLAEITDAGIPVHFFVGNHDMWMTDYFQKELNIPVYFEPQEFEFNGQSFLIGHGDGLGPGDHGYKFIKKVFRNPVCRWLFGILPPYLGMGLANYMSRRSRAMTGQTDEKFFGEQGEWLIIYCKEVLQKKHYKYLIFGHRHLPIDYKLSEESRYVNLGDWIRYFTYAVFDGEQLTLQSRYPELEPKIIRGQTGS; this is encoded by the coding sequence ATGAACATACCTGCTGGCAAAAAAGTATACTTTCTTTCTGATTTTCATCTTGGAGCGCCGGATGCGGCTGCCAGTTTAATACGGGAAAAACAAATTGTAGCTTTCCTGGAGGAGATCAAAAAAGACGCAGCTGTCATCTTCATCGTAGGGGACATGTTTGATTTCTGGTACGAATACCGGATCGTGGTGCCCAAGGGATACGTACGATTGCTGGGAAAGCTGGCTGAAATTACAGATGCGGGTATCCCGGTCCATTTTTTTGTAGGTAATCATGATATGTGGATGACGGATTACTTTCAAAAGGAATTGAATATCCCGGTCTATTTTGAACCACAGGAATTTGAATTCAACGGCCAATCCTTCCTCATTGGGCATGGTGATGGGCTTGGTCCCGGAGACCATGGTTACAAATTCATCAAGAAAGTATTTAGGAATCCGGTATGCCGGTGGCTGTTTGGCATCCTCCCGCCCTATCTGGGCATGGGGCTGGCTAACTATATGAGCCGCCGCAGCCGGGCGATGACTGGCCAAACGGATGAAAAGTTCTTTGGCGAACAAGGGGAATGGCTGATCATTTATTGTAAAGAGGTCTTACAAAAGAAGCATTATAAATACCTTATTTTCGGACACCGGCACTTGCCCATCGACTACAAGCTGAGTGAAGAAAGCCGGTATGTGAACCTGGGGGACTGGATCCGTTATTTTACTTATGCGGTATTTGACGGGGAGCAGTTAACACTTCAATCAAGGTATCCTGAACTGGAACCTAAGATCATAAGGGGGCAAACAGGCAGTTGA
- a CDS encoding mechanosensitive ion channel family protein yields the protein MNKLLDSVFLDNTIRNYLLVSGSILLAVLFKRYLSRYIAGLIYRIIHKLASGVDKKSFVNLVVSPLETFLLLLVCIVSLDKLNFPQLLNFNLYKIQLHGLIDGIAIIVMIVAFNWLLLRIIDFVAMILQHKAELTPDQTDNQLVVFFRDFFKALVVIMGVLMVLKLAFHYPITNLITALSIGGAAIALATRESLENLIASFIIFFDKPFMVGDLVKVQSITGTVEKIGLRSTRIRTDQKTYVTMPNKQMVDSIMDNLSLRTQRRAFVQLELGNDTAKESVDQLILRIQQLFQDRKAVIENYTVFLSDIVKDTYLVNVEFFTATIPVADFNALRQEVNLQIIGLLKELTIKLASRDAGVVILREG from the coding sequence ATGAACAAATTGTTGGACAGTGTTTTTCTTGATAATACGATCCGTAACTATTTGCTGGTAAGTGGTTCTATACTGTTAGCTGTACTGTTCAAGCGCTACCTTTCCCGGTATATTGCGGGTCTTATTTACCGGATCATCCATAAGCTGGCGAGTGGGGTTGATAAGAAGTCATTTGTAAACCTGGTGGTTTCGCCGCTCGAAACATTCCTCCTGTTACTGGTATGTATTGTGTCGCTGGATAAGCTCAACTTTCCGCAACTGCTTAATTTTAACCTGTATAAGATACAGCTGCACGGCCTTATCGATGGGATTGCCATCATTGTGATGATTGTGGCATTTAACTGGTTGCTGCTGCGGATCATTGATTTTGTGGCTATGATCTTACAGCATAAGGCTGAACTGACACCTGATCAGACAGATAACCAGCTGGTGGTGTTCTTCAGGGACTTCTTTAAGGCGCTTGTTGTAATTATGGGGGTGCTGATGGTGTTGAAGCTGGCCTTCCATTACCCGATCACCAACCTTATCACGGCATTAAGTATCGGTGGTGCGGCGATTGCGTTGGCTACACGGGAGAGCCTGGAAAACCTGATCGCTTCTTTTATTATCTTCTTTGATAAACCGTTTATGGTGGGCGACCTGGTGAAGGTGCAATCCATTACGGGTACGGTAGAAAAGATTGGCTTACGGAGTACACGTATCCGCACGGACCAGAAGACGTACGTGACGATGCCGAATAAGCAGATGGTGGATAGTATTATGGATAATCTTTCGTTGCGTACGCAGCGCAGGGCCTTTGTGCAGCTGGAACTGGGCAATGATACGGCGAAGGAATCGGTTGATCAGTTGATCCTGCGTATACAGCAATTGTTCCAGGACCGGAAAGCGGTAATAGAAAACTACACGGTGTTTCTTTCGGATATTGTTAAGGATACTTACCTGGTCAATGTAGAGTTCTTCACGGCCACGATACCTGTGGCAGATTTCAATGCCTTGCGGCAAGAGGTAAACCTGCAGATCATTGGTTTATTGAAAGAATTGACGATCAAACTGGCCTCGCGGGATGCGGGTGTGGTGATCTTGCGGGAAGGGTAA
- a CDS encoding MerR family transcriptional regulator — protein sequence MDPKNLSQITFDFSDAAQPQENASVGVRVKSLKPVEPPKEEEPITAAAIAPAPAKPVVKKSTRGRKSLKALDAEADLVNIPANEVLFQRQYYAIGEVAEMFGVNQSLLRFWENEFDIIQPRKNRKGDRHFRPIDIKNLELIYDLLRRRKLTIEGAKDFLKKNKQGRDSFEMIQSLKKVKEFLLEIKASL from the coding sequence ATGGATCCAAAAAACCTCTCCCAAATTACCTTCGACTTTTCCGATGCGGCCCAGCCACAGGAAAACGCCTCTGTAGGCGTAAGGGTAAAGTCCCTGAAGCCTGTAGAGCCGCCTAAGGAAGAAGAGCCAATAACTGCCGCCGCCATTGCTCCTGCACCAGCCAAACCGGTTGTTAAGAAGTCTACCCGTGGCCGCAAATCACTCAAAGCATTGGATGCAGAAGCCGATCTCGTCAACATTCCAGCCAATGAGGTCCTTTTCCAACGCCAGTACTATGCCATTGGTGAAGTAGCTGAAATGTTTGGCGTAAACCAATCTTTGTTACGTTTCTGGGAAAATGAATTTGATATTATCCAACCGCGTAAGAACCGCAAGGGCGACCGACATTTCAGGCCTATAGACATCAAGAACCTGGAGCTGATCTATGACCTCCTCCGCAGGCGCAAGCTCACCATCGAAGGCGCCAAAGACTTCCTGAAGAAGAACAAGCAGGGACGCGATAGTTTCGAAATGATCCAGTCTTTAAAGAAAGTAAAGGAATTCCTCCTGGAGATAAAAGCCTCTTTGTAA